The Candidatus Neomarinimicrobiota bacterium nucleotide sequence TTACTCAAAATCCATACGATATGCATCGCTTGTTCTGGGATTTGTTTACTGAGGAGAAGAAGCGCAATTTTCTATATCGAGAAGAAATTGCCCGAGAACAATTAGGCACCCGCTCAGGGGCTCGTGGTGAGCCTGTTTACTATGTTGTGTCAGCAACCCGACCTGCTACAGATAATCCAATTTTCCAGGTGGATGAGAAAGTATATCAACCAAATATTGCACAGGGTGACCGTTTGCAATTTAGTCTTCGAGCCAACCCGATCATTAGCCGAAAAGGTAAAAAACACGATGTTCCAATGGATGCACAACGCCAGTTTCTTGCCTCTTTATGCTCAGAATTGGGTTTACAATCTCAACTTCCTGGATCACCCAAAAAACAGGATCTCAAGAGAGTGCTTCTGAGACAGGTGAGTGGCTCCCTGGATGAAAAATTAACGACTCTGCTGGCTGGAAACCCTCGCTATGCCGACCGGCTGAACCAAGCATTGAGCCTGAGTGATAAGTTGGAGTGGGTTCTAAAAGCTACAGTTGAAGATGCATTAGAACATTGGATAGTATCACGGGGTGAGCGTCATGGCTTCGTGATTTGCAACGATAACCACGGGCAATTCAAATTACAGAGTAGTGGCTACCACTGGCATGCTTTGAATGGAAAAGCAAAGCGTGGAACAAAGTCCGGCTTTAGCTCGGTAGACTTCACCGGGGAATTGAAAGTGGCTGATGTTTCGAAATTCAGGAATGCGCTGTTCAATGGAGTTGGACGCTCCAAAGCCTTCGGCTGTGGTCTTTTGTTGATTAAAAGAGCTTAGGTGATGAACATGGAAAATAGATTAGTCGTTTTCAAAGGGCGTGAAGTCCGCCGGGTGTTGCATAGCAATGAATGGTGGTTTTCAGTCGTTGATATCTGTGGAGCGCTAACTGAAAGTCCTGATCCAGGAGCATATTGGCGCAAATTGAAGCAGCGGTTAAATGCAGAAGGAAGTGAAGTCGTGACAATTTGTCACGGGTTGAAATTGATTGCGCCAGATGGCAAAATGCGCAAAACAGATTGTGCCAACACCGAAGGCATTTTTCGGATCATCCAATCCATCCCCTCACCCAAAGCTGAACCTTTCAAGCGCTGGCTGGCTAAAGTTGGCTATGAACGAGTCCAGGAAATCGAAGATCCTGAATTAGCCAGCAAACGAACCAAAGCCATTTATCGTGCTAAAGGATATTCCGAAGCCTGGATCGAAAAACGGATGCGCGGTATTGCTGTCAGGGCTGAATTAACTGATGAATGGGGTAAACGGGGTATCAAGGAATCACCTGAATATGCTATTCTAACCTCTGAGATCTCAAAAGCAGCCTTCGGTTTGACACCCTCTGAATACAAAGAGCTAAAAGGACTTGAGCGGGAGAATCTCCGCGATCACATGACTGACCTGGAATTGATTTTCAATATGTTGGGCGAAGCTGCCACCACTGAAATTGCCAGAAAACAAGATGCTCAGGGCTTGGACGAAAACAAAACAGCTGCCCGCAAAGGTGGACACATCGCCGGTGGTGCCCGGGAAAAACTGGAACATGAAACTGGTGGTAAAGTCGTAAACTCAGGGAACTATCTCAATGAGCCGGAAAGCAGGAAAAGAATCAAAGGGAAACACGGCAAAAAAGGTGCGTCATGACTGAACCAATCCTGCCACCATTAAAGCCCATCCCTATCAAAGATCGGGTTTCGGTTCTATATGTGGAAAGAGGACAATTGGATGTTCTGGATGGTGCTTTTGTCGTAGTAGATAAAAATGGAGTCCGTACCCATATCCCTGTCGGGAGTGTGGCTTGCCTCATGCTGGAACCTGGTACCAGAGTTTCCCATGCTGCTGTGGTTTTGGCTTCACGAGTGGGTTGCCTGCTGGTCTGGATTGGGGAGGCTGGTGTGCGACTGTACGCAGCAGGTCAGCCTGGAGGAGCCCGGGCGGATCGATTGCTTTATCAGGCGAAATTAGCGCTCGATGAATCGGCACGTTTGAAGGTGGTTCGGAAAATGTATGAGTTCAGATTTGGCGAACCATCCCCTCAACGCAGGAGCATTAATCAACTACGTGGAATTGAGGGGATTCGCGTAAAGAAACTTTATCAGCTATTGGCAAAACAATACGGAGTCGTCTGGAAGTCTCGCAATTATGATTATAAATCCTGGGGGAGTGGTGATTTAC carries:
- the cas6e gene encoding type I-E CRISPR-associated protein Cas6/Cse3/CasE codes for the protein TQNPYDMHRLFWDLFTEEKKRNFLYREEIAREQLGTRSGARGEPVYYVVSATRPATDNPIFQVDEKVYQPNIAQGDRLQFSLRANPIISRKGKKHDVPMDAQRQFLASLCSELGLQSQLPGSPKKQDLKRVLLRQVSGSLDEKLTTLLAGNPRYADRLNQALSLSDKLEWVLKATVEDALEHWIVSRGERHGFVICNDNHGQFKLQSSGYHWHALNGKAKRGTKSGFSSVDFTGELKVADVSKFRNALFNGVGRSKAFGCGLLLIKRA
- a CDS encoding Bro-N domain-containing protein, coding for MENRLVVFKGREVRRVLHSNEWWFSVVDICGALTESPDPGAYWRKLKQRLNAEGSEVVTICHGLKLIAPDGKMRKTDCANTEGIFRIIQSIPSPKAEPFKRWLAKVGYERVQEIEDPELASKRTKAIYRAKGYSEAWIEKRMRGIAVRAELTDEWGKRGIKESPEYAILTSEISKAAFGLTPSEYKELKGLERENLRDHMTDLELIFNMLGEAATTEIARKQDAQGLDENKTAARKGGHIAGGAREKLEHETGGKVVNSGNYLNEPESRKRIKGKHGKKGAS
- the cas1e gene encoding type I-E CRISPR-associated endonuclease Cas1e, encoding MTEPILPPLKPIPIKDRVSVLYVERGQLDVLDGAFVVVDKNGVRTHIPVGSVACLMLEPGTRVSHAAVVLASRVGCLLVWIGEAGVRLYAAGQPGGARADRLLYQAKLALDESARLKVVRKMYEFRFGEPSPQRRSINQLRGIEGIRVKKLYQLLAKQYGVVWKSRNYDYKSWGSGDLPNRCLSSATACLYGICEAAILAAGYAPAIGFIHSGKPQSFVYDIADLFKFDTVVPLAFRIAAKHPQNPERAVRIACRDSFRETNLLRKIIPSIEQVLGAGELSIPEIPEEAIGPAIPNKERSGDVGHRS